In Saccharothrix syringae, the following are encoded in one genomic region:
- a CDS encoding MBL fold metallo-hydrolase — protein MKVHHLNCGTMRPLGGRLVDGRGSVFRRAGLVCHVLLLETDADGLVLVDTGMGLDDVRTPAATLPRRFRLLARPVLDERETAVRQVEALGFSPADVRHVALTHLDVDHAGGLRDFPDAEVHVLRAELDDRDNPRYSPGQFRHARFTPHEPTGETWEGFAGVRELLPDVLLVPLVGHTRGHTGVAVRTPGGWLLHAGDAFFHHGQVETPPWVPPVIGAFEKQVQTIAELRLANQDRLRSAADRLAVFSAHDAAGLERFPRPHRARDVTP, from the coding sequence GTGAAGGTCCACCACCTCAACTGCGGCACCATGCGGCCCCTCGGCGGCAGGCTGGTCGACGGCCGGGGCTCGGTGTTCCGCCGCGCCGGGCTCGTGTGCCACGTGCTGCTGCTGGAGACCGACGCCGACGGCCTGGTCCTGGTCGACACCGGCATGGGCCTGGACGACGTGCGCACGCCCGCGGCGACCCTGCCGCGGCGGTTCCGCCTGCTGGCCCGGCCCGTGCTCGACGAGCGCGAGACCGCCGTCCGGCAGGTCGAGGCGCTGGGCTTCTCGCCCGCCGACGTGCGGCACGTCGCGCTGACCCACCTCGACGTCGACCACGCGGGCGGCCTGCGCGACTTCCCCGACGCCGAGGTGCACGTGCTGCGGGCGGAGCTGGACGACCGCGACAACCCGCGCTACTCCCCCGGCCAGTTCCGGCACGCGCGGTTCACCCCGCACGAGCCGACCGGCGAGACCTGGGAGGGCTTCGCCGGCGTCCGCGAGCTGCTGCCCGACGTGCTGCTGGTGCCGCTGGTCGGCCACACCCGCGGCCACACCGGCGTCGCGGTGCGCACCCCGGGCGGCTGGCTGCTGCACGCGGGCGACGCCTTCTTCCACCACGGCCAGGTCGAGACCCCGCCGTGGGTGCCGCCCGTCATCGGCGCCTTCGAGAAGCAGGTGCAGACCATCGCCGAGCTGCGCCTGGCCAACCAGGACCGGCTGCGCTCGGCCGCGGACCGGCTGGCGGTCTTCAGCGCCCACGACGCGGCGGGGCTGGAGCGGTTCCCCCGGCCCCACCGCGCCCGGGACGTCACGCCTTGA
- a CDS encoding acyl-CoA dehydrogenase family protein: MPAERLLPTTEAEDLLALVREIARDELAPCAAEHEEHARFPRDKFRLLGKTGLLGLPYPEEFGGGAQPYEVYLQALEEVASAWMSVGVGLSVHVMSSYALAAFGTDEQKARWLPDALGGELLGGYALSESHAGSDAAALSTRAVRSGDEYVVNGTKAWITHAGVADFYTLMARTSDDGGRGISCFFAPGRADGLAAAPPERKMGLTGSTTAQLVFDGVRVGADRLVGAEGDGLRIALSALDSGRLGIAACAVGLAQAALDEAVAYAKTRTQFGRPIIDFQGLEFLLADMAAAVESARATYLEAARRRDRGLPFRRQAAVAKLVCTDAAMRVTTDAVQVLGGAGYTRDFPVERYMREAKVLQIFEGTNQIQRLVIGRELRR, translated from the coding sequence ATGCCCGCCGAACGCCTGCTCCCCACCACCGAGGCCGAGGACCTGCTCGCCCTGGTGCGCGAGATCGCCCGCGACGAGCTGGCGCCGTGCGCCGCCGAGCACGAGGAGCACGCGCGGTTCCCGCGCGACAAGTTCCGGCTGCTGGGCAAGACCGGCCTGCTCGGCCTGCCCTACCCGGAGGAGTTCGGCGGCGGCGCCCAGCCGTACGAGGTGTACCTCCAGGCGCTGGAGGAGGTCGCCTCGGCGTGGATGTCGGTGGGCGTCGGCCTGTCGGTGCACGTCATGTCGAGCTACGCGCTGGCCGCGTTCGGCACGGACGAGCAGAAGGCGCGCTGGCTGCCCGACGCGCTGGGCGGCGAGCTGCTGGGCGGGTACGCGCTGTCGGAGTCGCACGCGGGCTCGGACGCGGCGGCGCTGTCCACGCGGGCGGTGCGCTCGGGCGACGAGTACGTCGTCAACGGCACCAAGGCGTGGATCACGCACGCCGGCGTGGCCGACTTCTACACCCTGATGGCCCGCACCTCCGACGACGGCGGCCGGGGCATCAGCTGCTTCTTCGCGCCGGGCCGCGCGGACGGGCTGGCCGCCGCGCCGCCGGAGCGCAAGATGGGCCTGACCGGGTCGACCACGGCGCAGCTGGTGTTCGACGGCGTCCGCGTCGGGGCGGACCGGCTGGTCGGCGCCGAGGGCGACGGCCTGCGGATCGCGCTGTCCGCTTTGGACTCCGGCCGGCTGGGCATCGCCGCCTGCGCGGTGGGCCTGGCGCAGGCCGCGCTGGACGAGGCGGTGGCGTACGCGAAGACCCGCACCCAGTTCGGCCGGCCGATCATCGACTTCCAGGGGCTGGAGTTCCTGCTGGCCGACATGGCCGCCGCGGTCGAGTCGGCGCGGGCGACGTACCTGGAGGCGGCCCGCCGCCGCGACCGCGGGCTGCCGTTCCGGCGCCAGGCGGCGGTGGCGAAGCTGGTCTGCACCGACGCGGCGATGCGGGTGACGACCGACGCGGTGCAGGTGCTGGGCGGCGCCGGGTACACCCGGGACTTCCCGGTGGAGCGGTACATGCGGGAGGCGAAGGTGCTCCAGATCTTCGAGGGCACCAACCAGATCCAGCGGCTGGTGATCGGGCGCGAGCTGCGCCGCTGA
- a CDS encoding TetR/AcrR family transcriptional regulator: protein MPKRTDTRDRVVRTAAELFQAQGYHATGLNQVLAEGGAPKGSLYFHFPGGKEQLATEAVALAGANLLDALKAALDAEPDTARALAAVVELLAANLLASDFRSGCPITTVALDAAAESEPIRVACADVYDSWQRAIAEHAGDEDAATTALAAIEGALVLARTRRSLQPLHAVAARLGALLERPAP, encoded by the coding sequence GTGCCGAAGCGAACCGACACCCGTGACCGCGTGGTGCGCACCGCCGCCGAGCTGTTCCAGGCGCAGGGCTACCACGCGACCGGCCTGAACCAGGTCCTGGCCGAGGGGGGCGCCCCCAAGGGCTCCCTCTACTTCCACTTCCCCGGCGGCAAGGAGCAGCTGGCCACCGAGGCCGTGGCCCTCGCCGGGGCGAACCTCCTCGACGCCCTCAAGGCCGCCCTGGACGCCGAGCCGGACACCGCCAGGGCGCTCGCCGCGGTGGTGGAGCTGCTGGCCGCGAACCTGCTCGCCTCCGACTTCCGCAGCGGCTGCCCGATCACCACGGTCGCGCTCGACGCCGCGGCCGAGAGCGAGCCCATCCGCGTGGCCTGCGCGGACGTCTACGACTCCTGGCAGCGGGCCATCGCCGAGCACGCGGGCGACGAGGACGCCGCCACCACCGCGCTGGCCGCCATCGAGGGCGCGCTCGTCCTGGCCCGCACCCGCCGCTCCCTCCAGCCGCTGCACGCCGTCGCCGCCCGCCTGGGCGCCCTCCTGGAGAGGCCCGCACCGTGA
- a CDS encoding amidohydrolase codes for MNVAITGGYVVPVAGSPIEGGTVLVQDGRIVAVGADVEVPDGVPVVDAAGSWVLPGFVEAHGHLGVHEEGEGWAGQDTNEMTDPNGARLRALDAINAADRGFADALAGGVTTAVVKPGSGNVIGGQAVAVKCWGRTADEMLVRNPVSVKSALGENPKRVYGDQKKLPSTRQGVAAVIRDAFTRAQDYVARKEAAEGPFDRDPTSEVLARVLSGELPWCQHAHRADDIATALRLADEFGYRLIVNHGTEGHLIADLLAERGVPVIVGPLFTTRSKVELRQRTLRTPGVLARAGVRIAITTDHPVVPINFLVHQATLAVKEGLDRRTALESITVNPARIMGLDDRVGSLAPGLDGDVVLWSGDPLDVMSRALKVFVRGREVYRYEDGEEVVVDPFHSGA; via the coding sequence ATGAACGTCGCAATCACGGGTGGGTACGTCGTCCCCGTGGCCGGGTCGCCGATCGAGGGCGGCACGGTCCTGGTCCAGGACGGGAGGATCGTCGCGGTCGGCGCGGACGTGGAGGTGCCGGACGGCGTGCCCGTCGTGGACGCGGCGGGCTCCTGGGTCCTGCCCGGCTTCGTGGAGGCCCACGGCCACCTCGGCGTGCACGAGGAGGGCGAGGGCTGGGCCGGGCAGGACACCAACGAGATGACCGACCCCAACGGCGCGCGGCTGCGGGCGCTGGACGCGATCAACGCCGCCGACCGGGGCTTCGCCGACGCCCTGGCCGGCGGCGTGACGACCGCGGTGGTCAAGCCGGGGTCGGGCAACGTCATCGGCGGCCAGGCGGTGGCCGTGAAGTGCTGGGGCCGCACCGCCGACGAGATGCTGGTGCGCAACCCGGTGAGCGTGAAGAGCGCGCTCGGCGAGAACCCCAAGCGCGTCTACGGCGACCAGAAGAAGCTGCCGTCCACCCGGCAGGGCGTCGCCGCGGTGATCCGCGACGCGTTCACCAGGGCGCAGGACTACGTGGCCAGGAAGGAGGCCGCGGAGGGGCCGTTCGACCGCGACCCCACCTCCGAGGTGCTGGCGCGCGTGCTGTCCGGCGAGCTGCCGTGGTGCCAGCACGCCCACCGGGCCGACGACATCGCCACCGCGCTGCGGCTCGCCGACGAGTTCGGCTACCGGCTCATCGTCAACCACGGCACCGAGGGCCACCTGATCGCCGACCTGCTCGCCGAGCGCGGGGTGCCGGTGATCGTCGGGCCGCTGTTCACCACGCGGTCCAAGGTCGAGCTGCGGCAGCGGACGCTGCGCACGCCGGGCGTGCTGGCGCGGGCGGGCGTGCGGATCGCCATCACCACCGACCACCCGGTGGTGCCGATCAACTTCCTGGTGCACCAGGCGACGCTGGCCGTGAAGGAGGGGCTGGACCGGCGGACGGCGCTGGAGTCAATCACGGTCAACCCGGCGCGGATCATGGGGCTGGACGACCGGGTCGGCTCGCTGGCGCCGGGGCTGGACGGCGACGTGGTCCTCTGGTCCGGCGACCCGCTGGACGTGATGAGCCGGGCGCTGAAGGTGTTCGTGCGCGGGCGCGAGGTGTACCGGTACGAGGACGGCGAAGAGGTCGTGGTCGACCCGTTCCACAGCGGGGCCTGA
- a CDS encoding TetR/AcrR family transcriptional regulator gives MTSIARRPLTPRQVELLGRLEALVLAEGFAHFTLDDLAARLHCSKSTLYALAASKEQLAVRVVGRYFKGAAERIERRVAGIGDVRARVGTYLAGAAEELRRASDRFITDVSAFAPTRATYERHARAAAERIREFIQEGVREGVFREVHAPLVAEMAGLLIEGIQTGVLTRRAGVSDAEAFTALGELLLDGLRRERSQT, from the coding sequence ATGACCTCGATCGCGCGCAGGCCCTTGACGCCCCGGCAGGTGGAGCTGCTGGGGCGCCTGGAGGCGCTCGTGCTCGCGGAGGGGTTCGCGCACTTCACCCTGGACGACCTCGCGGCGCGCCTGCACTGCTCCAAGTCGACCCTCTACGCGCTGGCCGCCAGCAAGGAGCAGCTGGCCGTGCGCGTGGTCGGCCGGTACTTCAAGGGCGCGGCCGAGCGGATCGAGCGGCGCGTCGCCGGGATCGGGGACGTGCGCGCCCGCGTGGGCACCTACCTGGCCGGCGCCGCCGAGGAGCTGCGGCGCGCGTCGGACCGGTTCATCACCGACGTGTCGGCGTTCGCGCCCACCCGCGCCACCTACGAGCGCCATGCCCGCGCCGCGGCCGAGCGCATCCGGGAGTTCATCCAGGAGGGCGTGCGCGAGGGCGTGTTCCGGGAGGTGCACGCGCCCCTGGTCGCGGAGATGGCGGGCCTGCTCATCGAGGGCATCCAGACCGGGGTGCTGACCCGGCGCGCGGGCGTGTCCGACGCCGAGGCGTTCACCGCCCTGGGCGAACTGCTGCTGGACGGGTTGCGCAGAGAACGGAGCCAGACGTGA
- a CDS encoding polysaccharide lyase family 8 super-sandwich domain-containing protein, whose product MNPGVNPGMAPDGTWPDIDYTARDPHDFPQLEHLARVPALPPRDRLTALDAWRRLAPRSENWWYNEVGAPEMVGDALLGVADLLDDERRRAWGDWLRDAAGPVEMTGQNLVWAAAVQLRRGLLTGDDAVVRHEVARMCSVLEPTTGEGVQPDLSFHQHGPQLYSGGYGASLVASLTRWVHLFDAPARRAFADFLLDGQQWFAHGDTYDFTCMGREVVRPDSHRVDSLRDAVTALARHGHRADELAACAARLSGGGEPLVGTRWFPRSDYLAHRRPGWSCTVRASSTRTVPTESLNGENTSGRHLGDGVTAFRVTGAPDGYRDAIPRWDWARLPGTTTEQGRSLFPRPYLERGASDDVRGWADGAHGVATMRLAGTDRFADGWKTWFCFPDAVVALGAGITAPAAGRVLTTVDQRVAAGPVAAGAGRVAHAGLVYRSLGGEWSAEVRDGLLAVWFDHGEAPRDATYSYVVAPADVEVEVLVNTPEAQAVRCGGATLTRAHAD is encoded by the coding sequence ATGAACCCAGGCGTGAACCCGGGCATGGCCCCCGACGGCACCTGGCCGGACATCGACTACACCGCGCGCGACCCCCACGACTTCCCCCAGCTGGAGCACCTGGCCCGGGTGCCGGCGCTGCCGCCGCGCGACCGGCTCACCGCCCTGGATGCCTGGCGCCGCCTCGCGCCCCGGTCGGAGAACTGGTGGTACAACGAGGTCGGCGCGCCCGAGATGGTCGGCGACGCCCTGCTCGGCGTGGCCGACCTGCTCGACGACGAGCGGCGCCGGGCGTGGGGCGACTGGCTGCGCGACGCCGCGGGCCCGGTGGAGATGACCGGGCAGAACCTGGTGTGGGCGGCGGCCGTCCAGCTCCGCCGCGGCCTGCTCACCGGCGACGACGCCGTGGTCCGGCACGAGGTCGCGCGCATGTGCTCGGTGCTCGAACCCACCACCGGCGAGGGCGTCCAGCCGGACCTGAGCTTCCACCAGCACGGCCCGCAGCTCTACTCCGGCGGCTACGGCGCGAGCCTGGTCGCCTCGCTCACCCGCTGGGTCCACCTGTTCGACGCGCCGGCCAGGCGCGCCTTCGCGGACTTCCTGCTCGACGGCCAGCAGTGGTTCGCCCACGGCGACACCTACGACTTCACCTGCATGGGCCGCGAGGTGGTCCGCCCGGACTCGCACCGGGTCGACTCGCTGCGCGACGCGGTGACCGCCCTGGCCCGGCACGGCCACCGCGCCGACGAGCTGGCCGCGTGCGCCGCGCGGCTGTCCGGCGGCGGCGAACCGCTGGTCGGCACGCGCTGGTTCCCGCGCTCGGACTACCTGGCCCACCGCCGCCCCGGCTGGTCGTGCACGGTCCGCGCCTCCTCCACCCGCACGGTGCCCACCGAGAGCCTGAACGGCGAGAACACCAGCGGGCGCCACCTCGGCGACGGCGTGACCGCGTTCCGCGTGACCGGCGCGCCCGACGGCTACCGCGACGCGATCCCCCGCTGGGACTGGGCGCGGCTGCCCGGCACCACCACCGAGCAGGGCCGCTCCCTGTTCCCCCGCCCCTACCTGGAGCGCGGCGCGTCCGACGACGTGCGCGGGTGGGCCGACGGCGCGCACGGCGTGGCCACCATGCGCCTGGCCGGCACGGACCGGTTCGCCGACGGCTGGAAGACCTGGTTCTGCTTCCCGGACGCGGTGGTCGCGCTGGGCGCGGGCATCACCGCGCCGGCGGCCGGCCGGGTGCTGACCACCGTCGACCAGCGGGTGGCCGCCGGCCCGGTCGCCGCGGGCGCCGGGCGGGTCGCCCACGCGGGCCTGGTCTACCGGTCGCTGGGCGGCGAGTGGTCGGCGGAGGTCCGGGACGGCCTGCTGGCCGTCTGGTTCGACCACGGCGAGGCGCCGCGCGACGCGACCTACTCCTACGTCGTCGCACCGGCCGACGTGGAGGTGGAGGTGCTGGTCAACACCCCCGAGGCGCAGGCGGTCCGCTGCGGTGGCGCGACGCTCACCCGCGCGCACGCCGACTGA
- a CDS encoding aldose 1-epimerase family protein: MLEIAHGAARAVIAPEGANLKSFDVGGVPYVETYRDEPPMGSGAVLVPWPNRTAGGKWVLDGEEQQLEIGEPARGNAIHGLVRHALWQVVEHTGSLLSLETPVAGFGWPVELRTTITYALDENGLTVSHGVTNVGGKRTPFGVGTHPYPRAGASATDETSLSLAATTVLPVDADTMIPNGPARSVEGTEYDFRVARLLEGVKLDTAFGGCEPVDGLVRHVLKGPDGGVELWADPDFKWVQVYTPDDFPGRGRAVAVEPMTCPPDALNSGVDLLWLEPGGSWAGRWGLRPLQ, translated from the coding sequence ATGCTGGAGATCGCCCACGGCGCGGCACGCGCCGTCATCGCCCCTGAAGGCGCCAACCTCAAGTCCTTCGACGTGGGTGGTGTGCCGTACGTGGAGACCTACCGGGACGAGCCGCCCATGGGCAGCGGCGCGGTGCTGGTGCCGTGGCCCAACCGCACGGCCGGCGGGAAGTGGGTGCTCGACGGCGAGGAGCAGCAGCTGGAGATCGGCGAGCCCGCGCGCGGCAACGCCATCCACGGGCTGGTGCGCCACGCGCTGTGGCAGGTCGTCGAGCACACCGGGTCGCTGCTGTCGCTGGAGACCCCGGTCGCGGGCTTCGGCTGGCCGGTGGAGCTGCGCACCACGATCACCTACGCGCTCGACGAGAACGGCCTGACCGTCTCGCACGGCGTCACGAACGTGGGCGGCAAGCGCACGCCGTTCGGCGTGGGCACGCACCCGTACCCGCGCGCGGGCGCGTCGGCCACCGACGAGACCTCGCTGTCGCTGGCCGCCACCACGGTGCTGCCGGTCGACGCCGACACCATGATCCCGAACGGGCCGGCGCGGTCGGTCGAGGGCACGGAGTACGACTTCCGGGTGGCGCGCCTGCTCGAAGGGGTGAAGCTGGACACCGCGTTCGGCGGCTGCGAGCCGGTGGACGGGCTGGTGCGGCACGTGCTCAAGGGCCCGGACGGCGGGGTCGAGCTGTGGGCGGACCCGGACTTCAAGTGGGTGCAGGTCTACACGCCGGACGACTTCCCGGGTCGGGGGCGTGCCGTGGCGGTCGAGCCGATGACGTGCCCGCCGGACGCGCTCAACAGCGGTGTCGACCTGCTGTGGCTGGAGCCCGGCGGGTCGTGGGCCGGCCGGTGGGGTTTGCGCCCGCTCCAGTAG
- a CDS encoding APC family permease, whose protein sequence is MAEATSAPAQPELKRAIGPKLLLFFVVGDILGTGVYALTGNVAGKIGGALWLPFLIAFVVAFLTAFSYLELVGKYPRAAGAALYTNRAFKIQFLTFMVAFAVMSSGITSASSAALAFGRTYLQAVIKEFFSDTFTVSATLVAILFIVGLAAVNFRGVSESVKANVVLTCIELSGLLIIIVIGVVAVLAGDGDASRLTQVDPAPGQSALVAITSATALAFFAMVGFEDSVNMAEECRDPVRIFPRAMLWGMVVAATIYVLVAITSSLLIPADELSKAGSSALLRVVQVGAPGFPLWVFSLIGLFAVINSALINMLMASRLVYGMANERIIPKPFGVVHPFRRTPWISIVFTSGVAIILVSTVDIAALGGTTALLLLVVFAIVNVAVLVLRKDKVDHEHFRAPTWVPVLGAITCAYLASPLSGRASADYRIALYLLGAGVVLWAINRVVHGRAEVDAEKLKA, encoded by the coding sequence ATGGCGGAAGCGACGAGCGCACCGGCGCAACCGGAACTGAAGCGGGCCATCGGCCCCAAGCTCCTGCTGTTCTTCGTGGTCGGCGACATCCTGGGCACCGGCGTCTACGCCCTCACGGGCAACGTCGCGGGCAAGATCGGCGGCGCGCTGTGGCTGCCGTTCCTGATCGCCTTCGTGGTCGCCTTCCTCACCGCGTTCAGCTACCTCGAACTGGTCGGCAAGTACCCGCGCGCGGCGGGCGCGGCGCTCTACACCAACCGGGCGTTCAAGATCCAGTTCCTCACCTTCATGGTGGCGTTCGCGGTGATGAGCTCGGGCATCACCTCCGCCTCCTCCGCCGCGCTGGCCTTCGGGCGCACCTACCTCCAGGCGGTGATCAAGGAGTTCTTCTCGGACACGTTCACCGTCTCCGCGACGCTGGTCGCGATCCTGTTCATCGTCGGCCTGGCCGCGGTCAACTTCCGGGGCGTCTCGGAGTCGGTCAAGGCCAACGTGGTGCTGACCTGCATCGAGCTGTCCGGCCTGCTGATCATCATCGTGATCGGCGTCGTCGCCGTGCTGGCCGGCGACGGCGACGCGAGCCGCCTCACGCAGGTCGACCCGGCGCCCGGCCAGAGCGCGCTGGTCGCGATCACCTCGGCCACCGCGCTGGCGTTCTTCGCCATGGTCGGCTTCGAGGACTCGGTGAACATGGCCGAGGAGTGCCGCGACCCGGTGCGCATCTTCCCGCGCGCCATGCTGTGGGGCATGGTCGTGGCCGCGACCATCTACGTCCTGGTCGCGATCACCTCCTCCCTGCTCATCCCGGCCGACGAGCTGTCCAAGGCCGGGTCCTCGGCCCTGCTGCGGGTGGTGCAGGTCGGCGCGCCCGGCTTCCCGCTGTGGGTGTTCTCGCTGATCGGCCTGTTCGCCGTGATCAACTCGGCGCTGATCAACATGCTGATGGCCAGCCGGCTGGTCTACGGCATGGCCAACGAGCGGATCATCCCGAAGCCCTTCGGCGTCGTGCACCCGTTCCGCCGCACGCCGTGGATCTCGATCGTCTTCACCAGCGGTGTCGCGATCATCCTGGTCTCCACCGTGGACATCGCGGCGCTGGGCGGCACCACGGCGCTGCTGCTGCTGGTCGTGTTCGCCATCGTCAACGTCGCGGTCCTGGTGCTGCGCAAGGACAAGGTGGACCACGAGCACTTCCGCGCGCCCACCTGGGTGCCGGTGCTCGGCGCGATCACCTGCGCCTACCTGGCCAGCCCGCTGTCCGGGCGGGCGTCGGCGGACTACCGGATCGCGCTGTACCTGCTGGGCGCCGGCGTGGTGCTGTGGGCGATCAACCGCGTGGTGCACGGCAGGGCGGAGGTCGACGCGGAGAAGCTCAAGGCGTGA
- a CDS encoding carbohydrate kinase family protein, which translates to MIVVAGEALVDLVPTPGGDLAPRLGGGPYNVAVAAGRLEAPVGFLSRVSADLFGDRLVERLHASGVRTDLVQRGPEPTTLAVVGLADDGSARYSFYVEGTADRLVADPGPLPDGVRAVSFGTLSLVLEPGASAYEAVLRREAGRGALTALDPNVRAGLIPDPAAYRARYASWLPHVGLLKVSVEDARWLAGLPADAPEDDVLEVAREWRAAGPAAVVLTRGGDGLAVLTTAGDVIHVPPTPVEVVDTIGAGDTVQGALLAWLHHHDALSTEAVAALDAGRWREALAFAGAAAAITCSRAGAEPPFRAELG; encoded by the coding sequence GTGATCGTCGTCGCCGGTGAGGCCCTGGTCGACCTCGTGCCCACGCCGGGGGGTGACCTCGCGCCGCGGCTGGGCGGCGGCCCGTACAACGTCGCCGTGGCCGCGGGCCGGCTGGAGGCCCCGGTGGGCTTCCTCTCCCGCGTCTCGGCCGACCTGTTCGGCGACCGGCTGGTCGAGCGGCTGCACGCGTCCGGCGTGCGCACCGACCTGGTCCAGCGCGGCCCCGAGCCGACCACGCTGGCCGTGGTCGGCCTCGCCGACGACGGGTCGGCCCGCTACTCCTTCTACGTCGAGGGCACCGCCGACCGGTTGGTCGCCGACCCCGGCCCGCTGCCCGACGGGGTGCGCGCGGTCTCGTTCGGCACGCTGTCGCTGGTGCTGGAGCCGGGCGCGAGCGCCTACGAGGCGGTGCTGCGGCGCGAGGCCGGGCGCGGCGCGCTCACCGCGCTGGACCCCAACGTCCGGGCCGGCCTGATCCCCGACCCGGCCGCCTACCGCGCCCGCTACGCCTCGTGGCTGCCGCACGTGGGCCTGCTCAAGGTGTCCGTCGAGGACGCCCGCTGGCTGGCCGGCCTGCCCGCCGACGCGCCGGAGGACGACGTGCTGGAGGTCGCGCGGGAGTGGCGCGCCGCCGGCCCGGCCGCGGTCGTGCTCACCCGCGGCGGTGACGGCCTGGCCGTGCTGACCACCGCCGGTGACGTGATCCACGTCCCACCGACCCCCGTGGAGGTGGTCGACACCATCGGCGCGGGGGACACCGTGCAGGGCGCGCTGCTGGCGTGGCTGCACCACCACGACGCCCTGTCGACCGAGGCCGTCGCCGCCCTGGACGCCGGGCGGTGGCGCGAAGCGCTGGCCTTCGCCGGTGCCGCGGCCGCGATCACCTGCTCCCGCGCCGGGGCGGAACCGCCGTTCCGAGCAGAGCTGGGATGA
- a CDS encoding MFS transporter, with protein MRKVLGRIAIDTRPLKVPAFRRLWLSTVVTAVGSQLTAVAVPKQVFDLTGSSGWVGVSAGIALVPLLVFGLYGGAIADVVDRRKLLVVTNTGIAVTSVLLWLQAAFAVDSVWLIILLLCLQQVFFAANAPARSASVARLVPADQLPAASALSSTVMTFGGVFGPMLAGALMPLVGLSTLYLVDAVALTLTIWAVWRLPPLPPLDGTSRRAGLRDVVDGVRYLALQKILLASFLLDVIAMVFGMPRALFPEMAEHTFGDPPGGGLALGWLFAAIPLGAMLCGLVSGWTSRVHRHGVGVVLAVVAWGVAMIGFGLSHALWLAVLFLAVGGAADMISMVFRGSILQAAASDEMRGRMQGVFIVVVAGGPRLADLLHGTTGALVGPGLATALGGVLVVVATVLAVLAIPAIRHYRFQPLAAEPAS; from the coding sequence GTGCGAAAAGTCCTGGGGCGGATCGCGATCGACACCCGTCCGCTGAAGGTGCCCGCCTTCCGGCGGCTGTGGCTGTCGACCGTCGTGACCGCGGTCGGCAGCCAGCTCACCGCGGTGGCCGTGCCCAAGCAGGTGTTCGACCTCACCGGCTCCTCCGGCTGGGTCGGCGTGTCGGCCGGCATCGCGCTGGTCCCGCTGCTGGTGTTCGGCCTCTACGGCGGTGCGATCGCCGACGTGGTCGACCGCCGCAAGCTGCTGGTGGTGACCAACACCGGCATCGCGGTGACCTCGGTGCTGCTGTGGCTGCAGGCCGCGTTCGCGGTGGACTCGGTGTGGCTGATCATCCTGCTGCTGTGCCTGCAGCAGGTGTTCTTCGCCGCCAACGCGCCCGCCCGCAGCGCGTCGGTGGCCCGCCTGGTGCCCGCCGACCAGCTGCCCGCCGCGTCGGCGCTGTCGTCCACGGTGATGACGTTCGGCGGCGTGTTCGGACCCATGCTGGCCGGCGCGCTGATGCCCCTGGTCGGCCTGTCCACCCTCTACCTCGTCGACGCCGTGGCGCTGACCCTGACCATCTGGGCGGTGTGGCGGCTGCCCCCGCTGCCGCCGCTGGACGGCACCTCGCGGCGGGCCGGCCTGCGCGACGTGGTCGACGGCGTCCGGTACCTGGCGCTGCAGAAGATCCTGCTGGCCAGCTTCCTGCTCGACGTCATCGCCATGGTGTTCGGCATGCCCCGGGCGCTGTTCCCGGAGATGGCGGAGCACACCTTCGGCGACCCGCCCGGCGGCGGCCTGGCGCTGGGCTGGCTGTTCGCCGCGATCCCGCTGGGCGCGATGCTGTGCGGCCTGGTGTCGGGCTGGACCTCCCGCGTGCACCGGCACGGCGTGGGCGTCGTGCTCGCGGTCGTGGCGTGGGGCGTGGCGATGATCGGTTTCGGCCTGTCGCACGCGCTGTGGCTGGCCGTGCTGTTCCTGGCCGTCGGCGGCGCGGCGGACATGATCAGCATGGTGTTCCGCGGCTCGATCCTCCAGGCGGCCGCCTCGGACGAGATGCGCGGCCGGATGCAGGGCGTGTTCATCGTGGTGGTGGCCGGCGGGCCGCGGCTGGCGGACCTGCTGCACGGCACGACCGGCGCGCTGGTGGGGCCGGGGCTCGCCACGGCGCTGGGCGGGGTGCTGGTGGTGGTCGCGACGGTGCTGGCGGTGCTCGCCATCCCGGCGATCAGGCACTACCGGTTCCAGCCCCTGGCCGCCGAACCGGCCTCCTGA